Sequence from the Undibacterium piscinae genome:
CTCTCCCAGCCACCCTCCGATTAATGCCCCGGGGCCGGCCGGCAACAGTATCAGCCAGCGCATGGTGCTGGTCATGCGACCAAGCATGGGTTCGGGCGTCACAGCCTGACGCAGCGCCAAAAAATTAATGAAAATCAGGACACCACCGATGGAATAGCAGCCCAGCATCAGGGCAAAGGCGACAATGCCCCAAGCATTGGCTGGTGCCAGAGCCAACAGACCCCAGCCCAGACTACAGACGGCTACCCCCAGCACCATGCACGGGCCGGGCCCGAGTGCGCGACTGATGCGATGTCCATAGACGCTGGCGATGATGGTGCCGACGCCCATACCCATGTAGCTCAGGCCCACGGCCTGCTCGGACAAGCCGAGGATGCGCGTGGCAAATAGTATCTGCACAACCAGCGCGGCGTTGTAGCATAACTGCCAGCCGCCTACCATCAGTGCCAGGGCGATCAACAGGGGCTTGTCGGCGACAAAGCGCACGCCCGCCTTAAGGTCGCTCCAGAAATGGGCGTCCTTTCTTACCGGACGTATTTCGACAATTTTGATACCGCGCAGAATCAGTGCTGAACTTAGCAATAAGGCGGCATCAGCCAGCAGCGCGAGTGGTGCACCGAGTAGTTTGATTAGTGCGCCGGCAGTGGCAGGCCCGGCCACTTCCGCCCCCGAACTCGCCAGCGCATTTTTGGCATAGGCTTCTACCAGACGTTCGCGTGGCACGATTTGGGTCAGGACGATTTGCGCGGCGGTACCCGCCGTGGTGTTGACTGCACCGATCAGAAAACCGACCAGATATAGCAGACCCATGTTCAAATAACCAAAGTACCATGCCAGCGGTACGCTGGCGACGCCAAGCGCAATCAGGCTTTCGCCGACAATGTAGACCGGAAGTTTGCGTACCCGGTCTAGCCAGACGCCGGACGGCAGTGACAGCAGCACGAAGGGCAGGGTCTCCATAAAAATCAATACCCCCATCTGGGTAGGACTGGCGTGCAGCAATACCGCCGCAGTCAAGGGCAAGGCCAGCATGGTGATCTGGGCGCCGAAAGAGCTGATCAGGATGGAACTCCAGAGACGACGGTAGATCAGGTCGCGTAACAGGTCATGCTTGGGGAGTGAAAAACGCAGCGATAATCTTTGCCTGAGGGATGTGAACATTTTTTTACCAATACGGTTTGCCGGTGCTGGCGCGCTGAGCGCAAATGATGGTCTCTCCTGGCCCGTCGATATAATCGGCGCCAGGCAAAAGACCGGATAGAAAAGCAAATGCAAATAGGTTTTGAGGAAATAATCGCAGAGTGCGCATTTGGCCGGACAAAATGCAGGAGCCAGCGATTACAATGCGGGAAAAGCTTATAAGTTTTTGTTGTTTTAAATTGAGTGCTTATTTTAATTTTAGTTCCTGCAGGATGGAAAAATGTTTGAAAAACCTATCGTGATGATTGACTTTGAAACCTCAGGCATGAGCCCGGATCAGGGTGATCGCGTTACCGAGGTGGCCGCCTTGCGCATAGTCGGTGGCGAAGTGGTCGATCGATTCGTCTCCCTGATCAACTGCAACGTGCGCATCTCGTCGTTTATTACGCAATTAACGGGCATCACGCAGGCTATGGTCAACCGCGCACCGTCTTCAACGGAGGTGATGCCGGAATTACTCAGGTTCATAGGCACCGATACGCTGGCCGCGCATAACGCCAGTTTTGATGAGAAATTTTTGCAGGCTGAAAGCGCACGTCTGGGTTTGCGTTCACAGCACGATGGTTTGATCTGTTCCGTCAAACTGGCGCGCCGGGTTTATCCTGGCTTGAGCAGTTACTCGCTGGGGCCTTTAGCGGCGTCATTGGGGATACGCTTCAAGGGCAATGCGCATAGGGCCGAGGCGGATGCCGAAGTGGCATCGGCTTTGCTGTTGCACGTAGGTGCGCATCTGGGCGAACGCTATGGTATGCGCAGTGTCGATCCGCTGCTGCTACAGCAAATCAATAAGCTAACGGCAGCCAAGGTGCCCGCTTATCTGGATAAGCTAAAGGCTGCCCCTGTCGCCCAGCCTATGGTCGCCGCGAAACCATCAAAAACCGCAAAAAAAGAAGCTGAACCGGTGCAGCGTTACCGGCATTACAAGGGCGGGATTTATGAGCTTGTCTGTGAGGCGACACAGGAGTCCGATCTGACGCCGGTGATCGTATATCGCTCGCATAATGGCAGTATCTGGACCCGGCCGAAACAGGTGTTTTTTGAGATGGTGGAAGTCAACGGGGTGATGCAGCAGCGCTTCACCCCGTTATAAGCATGGCTTAGTGCGCTGCTGACGTTGCTGCGGCCGGCGTTGCGCTGGCGGTGATCAGCTTACGTAATAGCGGGATCAGGATAATCATGGTGACGCCGACGGCAACGCTGCCCCAGCCAAGGCTGGAAAAAATATGGCTGTAGGTAGCGTTGGTGGAGGACGCAAGACCTTCGGTCGCTTCAGGAATCAGTCCGGAGAAATAGCTTGCCAGCACCGAGGCGACGCCGGTAACCAGCATCCAGGTTCCCATCATTACGCCCTGATATTGGCGCGGTGCGAGTTTGCCTATCATGGCGTAGCCTACCGGTGAGATGAGCAGCTCCCCCAGACTTTGCAGTATGTAGCTGAGGGCTATCCATTTGAAGGCGCTTAGTCCGTCTGCGCCAGCCAGCGAGATACCTAAAGGCAGTACCAGAAAGCCGGCGCCTATCAAAATGAGTGATGCCGAAAACTGTTTTGGCACGTCGATGTTCCAGCCCTTGGCGCGCAATTTGTCAAACCAGATTGCCACCAGCGGGCCACCGACCATAATGACGAAACTATTGATGTTTTGTATCCACTGCGGCGCGATCTCTATACCCCAGACCTGGCGATTGACATTGTTGACGGCAAACAGTTGCAGGCCCATAGGTGCCATCTGATACAGCGTCCAGAATACCAGGGAACCCAGAGTCAGTATCAGGTAGGCGGACATATTATTGCGCTCCCTGGCATCACGATGCTTCAGGGTAAGAAATCCCATGATCAGTGCGATCATGATGCCTGTGATGATCACCAGATTACCGCTCAGTTCGGCATGTTGCAGCATGACATAAACCAGTGGTACCAATCCTATCAACACCGTCAGGCCTAGCGCAAAACGTAATTTGAATTGGGTGGGGCTGACGTCCAGCAATTGTGTATTGAGATCGCCCAATA
This genomic interval carries:
- a CDS encoding MFS transporter; its protein translation is MFTSLRQRLSLRFSLPKHDLLRDLIYRRLWSSILISSFGAQITMLALPLTAAVLLHASPTQMGVLIFMETLPFVLLSLPSGVWLDRVRKLPVYIVGESLIALGVASVPLAWYFGYLNMGLLYLVGFLIGAVNTTAGTAAQIVLTQIVPRERLVEAYAKNALASSGAEVAGPATAGALIKLLGAPLALLADAALLLSSALILRGIKIVEIRPVRKDAHFWSDLKAGVRFVADKPLLIALALMVGGWQLCYNAALVVQILFATRILGLSEQAVGLSYMGMGVGTIIASVYGHRISRALGPGPCMVLGVAVCSLGWGLLALAPANAWGIVAFALMLGCYSIGGVLIFINFLALRQAVTPEPMLGRMTSTMRWLILLPAGPGALIGGWLGEHLGLRYALGFAGLAALLLAWLAWKNPIIRAIKVLPALAMHENTQAQAQHS
- a CDS encoding DUF1653 domain-containing protein encodes the protein MVAAKPSKTAKKEAEPVQRYRHYKGGIYELVCEATQESDLTPVIVYRSHNGSIWTRPKQVFFEMVEVNGVMQQRFTPL
- a CDS encoding MFS transporter; its protein translation is MLTLKQKIAAIPDGAGALFFIQIFATLGFAVLYSTLVLYATKKLNFSTKDATAIMGVFGAFNYGLHLFGGYLGGRFMSNRNLFVGGMVLQVIGCAWISGGSVSQLYWGLAFFLTGSGLNVTCLNLMLTQRFKPEDDRRESAFLWNYAGMNLGFFVGFTVAGYFQLQEDYPSLFIFATVGNFLAIVLAGFNWKVLGDLNTQLLDVSPTQFKLRFALGLTVLIGLVPLVYVMLQHAELSGNLVIITGIMIALIMGFLTLKHRDARERNNMSAYLILTLGSLVFWTLYQMAPMGLQLFAVNNVNRQVWGIEIAPQWIQNINSFVIMVGGPLVAIWFDKLRAKGWNIDVPKQFSASLILIGAGFLVLPLGISLAGADGLSAFKWIALSYILQSLGELLISPVGYAMIGKLAPRQYQGVMMGTWMLVTGVASVLASYFSGLIPEATEGLASSTNATYSHIFSSLGWGSVAVGVTMIILIPLLRKLITASATPAAATSAAH